In Ursus arctos isolate Adak ecotype North America unplaced genomic scaffold, UrsArc2.0 scaffold_2, whole genome shotgun sequence, the genomic stretch GATATGGGCTGAGAAAGGTCAGGACACAGAGAGGCCTCCGTGCAGCACACAGGCCTGCTCCGCGTCCGGCGGATGCGCTCAGCGGTTCTGCTCGCACGGACTCCCCAGCCAGCAGCCACAGCGCCTCACGTTCGCTCAAAAGGGAGAAGCCCCGCCCCCCAGATTGCTGGAAAGGCCTGTCCTGACAGTGCCCCGAACACTGGGGCCTTCCTGTGCTCTCCCTGAGGGCCGGGGCAAGCTCACCAACAGCCCCGCGCAGGAGGCTGCAAATGCTCTGCTTCTCCGCCCCCAGTGTTGAGAGGCATCCCTGAGCCAAGGGGGTCTTTGCAAAGAGTCCCTCGGCCCggcacacacacctgcacactcACCTGTGAACACGGCAGGGGGCTCGGAGCTGCCGGGCTTGGTCACGAAGTAGCAGATATGTCCGGAAGTGTGGCACGGCGTCGACAGGCACTTGACACTGAGCGACCCCACCTTCAACAGAGCACGCGCTGGCGAACCTGCCCGAGGGCTCCCGAGCAAGTGGGCCACCGGCCCCACGGAcggccgcccccacccccggaccAGCCACCGCCCCACGGCGGCCGCTCCCAACAGGGGCGAGCGGACTTCGCTCAGCGCCGCTCCACCGAGCAGGACATGCATCTTGCTGGCGAGCGTGCGACTCCGTCCTAGGGGGCCTCGGAGGCCAGGCACTCCCCGGAACCTGGTGCTGCCCGGCGTGCAAAACCAAAGGGGCTTGTTTTACTCTTTGCCTCAAAATCAAGCCAGATCCGAACCAGGTGTCTTGCTTCTTAGAAAAGACCGTTTTCTTTCTTCGGTGCTTGGCCTTCTGCTCAGTTTTCCTTCCcgtctcccactgccccccctcCCTTTACCCATAACTTCGAAAATGTTCAGcctacaaaaagactgaaatcaagaCGACCCTCGGGGTGACTCTCCCGTGGGTCCCCGACCGCGAACAGGCCCCGCCCGCTACGCGCGCATCACCCTGCACATGCGCACCAGGAGctgcacgcgtgcgcacacaccgCCCCTGAGGCGCCTGCGGAAGCTCCAGGGACATCGTCTCGCTTGACCTTACATCATCACCGCATCCGAGAGATGCAACCGTGACGGGAGAACCCGCTGCCGTCACAGTCCATGTCCCAGTTTCCCGGACTGTCTCAGAACCGGGCCCGACAGCGTCTCCCCGCAACCCGGCGCCCTCCGCAGGCGGACGTGCCTGTGATGCTCCTGACAGGGCACCGTCCCGCTGCCCTCCACCTGCCGGGTCCCTGGGTAAGGGAGGGAATGCCAGGAGCGGGGGCAAGTGCCCCCACCACAGCCCACCCCTCTGGGGCCTGGAGGCCAGCTACGCTGGAGTGCCTTCCGTTGGTTCACTGCTCACCTGCAGTGTGGACAGGTGCGTGACCTTGTGAGTCAACGCCCCGATCCGGTCATCACCCCCGCACACCTTCAACCCAGGCTCCAGCTTGACCAGCTTCTCGTTCCCGCCAGCGTGGTCCCTGGAAGTCGGAAAGGTTAGACCTGGGCTCCTGCTGATAGGCCTGGGCCTGCCAGCTCTTAAACCCCGACCACAAGTCTCCTTTCCTGGCTACCTTCTAGGTAGAAAGGCATCTCCCCACACAGGAAACTGGCTTCTTGGTCCTTTGGCTCCACGGAAAAGAACATTCTCAGACATGCCATTCCCAAGTGAGGCATTTCTGtgcccctgccctgtggctgcagAAGCTTTGGAAGCAGGCAGACCAAGCTGCAGACACCTAGATGATCCCAAATGCCCCGGCTCCCACGCTTTGGGCACATAAGAGTCACCTCAGGATCTGTAGGAAGCACCAAgtcctcactccccaccccacatccTGCCGCAGTTGGCCTGGGGGCAGTCTGAAGAGCAGGAGTTTtaaagtgccccccccccatgactCTCGCAGGTGACCCAGTTTGGGACCCATTGCCCTGAGCAGGTGGAAGCTGTCTTCTAAAATGGCAACGCCCGGGGCGcctagggggctcagtcgtttaagggtctgactcttgatatcagctcaggtcaggatctcagggtcgtgagatgagtggaacctgcttaacattctctctctccccctctccctctgccctccccacctccctaaaaataaataaataataaaataaaatggcaatgcCCCACCCAAAAGaacaccaaaaaactgctagaactgatacacgaattcaggAAGGCTGCAGGATACAAACCAATGTGGAAAgtcctgttgcatttctatatgctaatgaagcagcagaaagagaaattaagaaaatgatcccgtttacaattgcacccaaaccgtaagatacctaggaataaacctgaccaaagaggtgaaagaaccgtagtctgaaaactatggaacactcatgagagaaactgaagacagaaagaaacaaggacattccatgctcatggactggaagaacaaacagaaaatgtctgtactacccaaagcaatctacacatttaacgcaatgcctatcaaaatatcacccccatttttcacagagctacaacaaagaatactaaaatttctacggaaccacaaaagaccctgaagagccaaagcaaacCTGACAAGCAGAAGCAAAGccggtggcatcacaattctggatttcagtctatattacaaagctgtaatcatcaagacagtgtggtactagcacaaaaacagacacagaaatcagaggaacagaagagagaactcaGAAACGAACCATCCaaaaatacccaatggaaaagacagtctcttgaacaaatggtattggggaaacaggacagccacatgcaaaagaatgaaactggaccactttcttacaccatccacaaaaataaattcaaaatagatgaaagacctaaatgttagaCAGGAGACCataaaaatcatagaggagaacacaggcaatgaTGTCtcgtagcaacttcttactagacacgtctccggaggaagggaaacaaaaacaaaaatgaactactgggacttcatcaaagtaaaaaacttctgcacagcaaaggaaacaatcaacaaaactacaaGGCAGcctaaagaatgggagaagatatttgcaaatgacatatctgataaagggttagtatccaaaatatataaaaagcttatataacccaacacccaaaaaatgaataatccaattaaaaaaattggcagaggaccggaacagacatttctccaaagaagacacagagatggccaacagacacatgaaaaggtgctcactatcaccatcagggaaatacaaatccaaaccccAATGggatatcacctcccacctgtcagaacgggtaaaatcaacaacacaagaaacaacaggtgctgacGAGGATGCGGAGAAGcgggagccctcgtgcactgctgctgggaacgcaagctggtgcagccactccggacAACAGCGTGGAggctcctcagaaagttaaaaatagagctaccctatgatccggcAGTcgcactactatttacccaaagctACAAGAACACCAATgcaaagggatacgtgcaccgCTTACAGCAGCAGCAGCGACAAGAGCCGAATTACGGAAGCAACCTGAGCGCCCACGCACTGATGAACAGACAAAGACacggcgtgtgtgtgtgtgtgtgtgtgtgtgtgcacgcacacacacaatggactgttattcagctatgagaaagaacgaaatcttgccatttgcaataacacgGAGGGAGCTacagagtatcatgctaagtgaaatgtcagagaaagacaaatgccataggatctcactcatgtggaatttcagaaacaaaacaaatgaacaaagggaaaaggagacaAACCAAAGAACAGACTCTTGAGAggaaacagatggttaccagaggggaggcgggtgtgGGGAAGGGTGGCGCAGGGGGCAGggttaaggagcgcacttgtgatgagACGGTAATGGAGAGAACTGCCGATCACTCATGTGCCACACCTGCAGCCTGGAACACTGTCcgctaactggaattaaaaacttgtttataatttaaaaagtaaaaataaaaacacatctttaaacaaataaacacatacatacatacatacatacatacgtaaatCAGCAATGCCTGAGGGCGACTAGGGGCCAGGCCAGCCCCTGACGCACCGAGGGGCTGACAAGGGGCTGGACGTGCGCCCAGCCAGGGCCCCGCGCCAGATCAGCCTTCCCAGGACAAGCAGGGCTCCTGTTCCTCACTACACATTCATCCACAGAGCCCCTCGAGCGGCCCAGACCCAGCAGGGCCCACAGATAACAGGGGCGGGCCGGCCCTGCCCACCCGTCTGCTACACCCAGGGCAGCTCCAACACCTCCTCgaagtgcagggagggagggaggcactgGCGCCTCAGGGCTCACTCTGGGGCCGAATTTGGGGTTTTGTATTCTaacataaacatatgaaaaacccCAGAGCATCACAACTTGAGAAAAGTCACCTGGTGGTTGCTTAGCAAGGGAGAAAGAAGCCAACCCTGAGGCTGTGCGGGAGGCAGATCTGGCTTTTTCCCAGAAAGCAAGCCCAGGGCACAGCGGCCAAGAGCAAGGCTGCCAGCCCACCTCTGCTTTTAGGAGTTAACAGCTGATGCCCCCAAAGCTAAACCCCAAAGGCTCTCGGTGCCCTAGTGTCTCAACCAAGAAGTGGCCACCGTTGAACAAACTCTGGCCAATCCATGTCCTCAGGACCCTCCGCCGGGATGCGACAGCCGCTAGCTGCCCTCGGGCATGTACgtggaaaagaaaattctgagcCAAATGAACACTTTTTTCTAGCTGTGAAGAGCCCCCAAAATTTCAGAAAACCCACCAAGGGTCTGGGACAAGCAGCTCTAGcacaaaaacccaaacacacGGGGGTTTCTTTTATCCCTGAACTCCAGTTTTGAAAACCACAACCTCTCCAAATATAgctgcttgatttttaaaaacactaaatgtCTAGAATTGTTTCTTCCCTGATATCAAAGCCAATCTCCCATCACAGAAGCCCAGACACCTTTAAATATGCTGCTGGAGGTCCTTCCAACGGAGCCCCCGAGTTAGCAGAGCCCAGGGCCGGGGCCGAGGGCCCGGGGCGGCAGCATGGGGACTAGCGTCCGCAAGTCTTCCCAGAATCCCACTGGGGCCGACCCTCAGCAGCTCAGAGAACACAGCTGGGCAGGGACAAGGGCTTCCAGCACCCCGATCCCGCAGGCCCCCACCTGAAGGAGGGCCCAGGGAGCCCGCAAGTGCCCGACCCCCACGGCCGCCAGCCGTGCACACTCTGGGGTGCACACGGCCCAGAGCCAACAGGCCCAAGCAGCCAGTTGGTGAGGGCTTACCAGTGGTGGTGGGTGGTGAGCACCGTGGTCAGCTTCACACCGTGCTTTTTCACCGTTTCTACAACCTGCAACCAAACGTGAGGCAAGATGGGGGCCGTGGTCACACCCCCAGCACTGGCCGGATGAGATGCAGGGTGGGCAGCAGGACCCAGGATTGGCTGGGAGGGGCCACGCCCTGTCGTGACCCTGGCGACTTGCCCCTGCTCGAGGTCTCTCTTGACCCAATTGGCAGTTCAGGGCCAGCCACGACCTCTCTAAGCCCCGCCAGCCGAGGGCACCGCCCCCGGGGCTTCCTGGCTCCGAGGGACCTTACAGACAGAAGCCCATTGCTCCCCTTGCCCAAGCCGTCAGTGGCCTCCACCCCTCACTGGCCTTCTGCCCGACGGCAGAGTGGCTGGCCACCAGTGGTTTTGCAGAAGCCAAATGGGTGAGTTTCTGTTTAGCTTCGGCCAAGCTACAAGGGCACTGCAGCTGTTAGCCCTCGCAGGGGATGAAGTGCTGCTggggccctgcctcccaccttcTGCGGCTGCACCGGGTCCACGATGGCGGCCTCCTTGGTCTCGTCATCAATGATCAGGTACATGTAGTTGTCGGTGAGGGCAGGCAGTAACTCAACCTTCATGGTGCCCTGTTCCACGGTCAAGCTCTTCCTTATACCCGCGTGATGGAGGAGGACTCCCAGCAGCGCTGGGCCTGAAGACAAAAGCGCAGCCTCGGTCCGTGTTCACGGGAGGCCGCCCCAGGCTGAGACTTAAAGACAAGCCCTCGGCCCGGGAGGCCTGGCGTCCCGGGGATGCGACATCCCGGGACAGTGACTCGGCGAGTGGCAAAGTGTGAGGCTCGCCATGTCGGGTTTTCTGAGTTCCTtcagtaaagaagaaaatatcctcATTTTACCACATCcgtaagaaaaacacagaaatttcTTCACATGCATGTTCAGGGAAATCACTTCTTTCAGACTATgaccctgattttctttttcaagagctCTCAGAGGACAGAAGTGCTGGTTTGTGCCTGTGATTCAGACCACTGTCAGAAGTGACCAGTGCCAGTCCTAGGGTGTTCACACCCGACTCAAAAAGACCACGAAGAGAGGAACCCGGAGGGCGAGCGCCTCTGACCCTTCCTAGGCCTCcagccagagaagaaaacaatcttCACTTTCACAGGCAGAAACTCGAAATTTGAATCACGCACAAAACGCACCAGGGACTGAGACATAGGAGAGGTGGCCACCTGTCTCAGATTCAAGGGCACAGGACACAGAGTCGCCCCAGTTGAACCAAAGGACCCTGCCAGGGTGTGTCAGGAGTGAGCAGGAGCCAAAAGCATCCTCCACCGAGGAGTCAGGTGccaaagtattttctttctttctttttttcttttttttaagattttatttatttatttatttatttatttatttatttatttatttatttgacagagagagcgagcc encodes the following:
- the HAGH gene encoding hydroxyacylglutathione hydrolase, mitochondrial isoform X4; translated protein: MVLGRGLVGHRSLAALGAVCARRGLGPALLGVLLHHAGIRKSLTVEQGTMKVELLPALTDNYMYLIIDDETKEAAIVDPVQPQKVVETVKKHGVKLTTVLTTHHHWDHAGGNEKLVKLEPGLKVCGGDDRIGALTHKVTHLSTLQVGSLSVKCLSTPCHTSGHICYFVTKPGSSEPPAVFTGDTLFVAGCGKFYEGTADEMYRALIEILGRLPPDTRVYCGHEYTINNLKFARHVEPSNAAVQEKLAWAKEKYSIGEPTVPSTIAEELTYNPFMRVREKTVQQHAGETDPVTTMRAIRKEKDHFKVPRD